One window of Dermacentor albipictus isolate Rhodes 1998 colony unplaced genomic scaffold, USDA_Dalb.pri_finalv2 scaffold_14, whole genome shotgun sequence genomic DNA carries:
- the LOC135905834 gene encoding uncharacterized protein isoform X2, with amino-acid sequence MPRTSLAIHISLKAESPVPNLRSSGAALNMHRPVQAAQAWGKHRSFRETLLGVTDNGNTSYLHLGFSTSIDHAMPSTSRTGMEQAPAITEGGARIPETTRVDEANMQYHLADSTSTDCGRAYAQHRNREHFFHTSGL; translated from the exons ATGCCACGGACGTCACTG GCCATACACATCTCACTGAAAGCGGAATCGCCAGTGCCCAACCTGCGGAGTTCAGGAGCAGCGTTGAACATGCACAGACCAGTACAAGCCGCGCAGGCATGGGGGAAGCATCGGTCATTCCGGGAAACATTGCTAG GTGTGACTGACAATGGTAACACGAGTTACCTGCACCTGGGGTTCAGCACCAGCATTGATCACGCAATGCCCAGCACAAGCCGCACAGGCATGGAGCAAGCACCTGCCATTACAGAAGGCGGCGCCAG AATTCCTGAGACAACCCGTGTTGACGAAGCGAACATGCAATACCACCTGGCTGATAGCACATCCACTGACTGCGGTAG GGCATACGCACAACACAGAAACCGGGAGCACTTCTTTCACACATCTGGTCTATAG
- the LOC135905834 gene encoding zinc finger protein 501-like isoform X1 gives MPRTSLAIHISLKAESPVPNLRSSGAALNMHRPVQAAQAWGKHRSFRETLLGVTDNGNTSYLHLGFSTSIDHAMPSTSRTGMEQAPAITEGGARIPETTRVDEANMQYHLADSTSTDCGRCGNVFGHWYIMPCRQGHTHNTETGSTSFTHLVYSSSPVASTSYAHMEERSNTFGNDAWNATGTGGRERQEFCYFSGNVSSKQDASHGHADGDTGDAAHIFKASELTSVKNSKFVKHCRNTTGKQHKCERCGKSFGQARNLTVHSRTHTGEKPHKCEICGKSFRQSVHLNKHKHTHTGEKPHKCDICNRAFNQSTHLTKHKRTHTGEKPHKCDICNKAFTQSSNLNKHRRTHTGEKPHKCDICNKAFTQSSHLNKHKRTHTGEKPQ, from the exons ATGCCACGGACGTCACTG GCCATACACATCTCACTGAAAGCGGAATCGCCAGTGCCCAACCTGCGGAGTTCAGGAGCAGCGTTGAACATGCACAGACCAGTACAAGCCGCGCAGGCATGGGGGAAGCATCGGTCATTCCGGGAAACATTGCTAG GTGTGACTGACAATGGTAACACGAGTTACCTGCACCTGGGGTTCAGCACCAGCATTGATCACGCAATGCCCAGCACAAGCCGCACAGGCATGGAGCAAGCACCTGCCATTACAGAAGGCGGCGCCAG AATTCCTGAGACAACCCGTGTTGACGAAGCGAACATGCAATACCACCTGGCTGATAGCACATCCACTGACTGCGGTAGGTGCGGGAATGTTTTCGGTCACTGGTATATCATGCCTTGCCGTCAAG GGCATACGCACAACACAGAAACCGGGAGCACTTCTTTCACACATCTGGTCTATAGCAGCAGCCCAGTCGCCAGTACAAGCTACGCCCACATGGAGGAACGATCGAACACTTTTGGAAACGATGCCTG GAACGCTACTGGAACTGGAGGAAGGGAAAGGCAAGAATTCTGCTATTTCTCTGGCAATGTTTCGAGCAAACAGGATGCCTCACATGGGCATGCCGACGGAGACACGGGCGATGCAGCCCACATTTTCAAAGCATCTGAACTAACGTCTGTAAAGAATTCGAAGTTCGTAAAACACTGCCGGAACACAACAGGCAAACAACACAAGTGCGAAAGGTGTGGGAAATCATTCGGCCAGGCTCGTAATCTGACTGTACATAGCCGCACGCACACGGGCGAGAAACCTCACAAATGCGAAATATGTGGAAAATCGTTTCGGCAGTCTGTCCACCTAAATAAACATAAGCACACGCATACAGGCGAGAAACCTCACAAATGCGATATTTGTAATAGAGCGTTCAACCAGTCTACTCATCTAACTAAACATAAGCGCACTCATACAGGCGAGAAACCCCACAAATGCGATATTTGTAATAAAGCGTTCACCCAGTCTAGTAATCTAAATAAACATAGGCGCACGCATACAGGCGAGAAACCTCACAAATGCGATATTTGTAATAAAGCGTTCACCCAGTCTAGTCATCTAAATAAACATAAGCGCACGCATACAGGCGAGAAACCCCAATAA